One window from the genome of Prosthecobacter vanneervenii encodes:
- a CDS encoding tetratricopeptide repeat protein, producing the protein MERQIASASRSVEEARRLAYHDPIRVGALVEQISVLADLRQKEGDFRKAESLYREALFRAQELRKQDPDLLTGIYSLLAHLYDRWGRMDKAAEFYELALKISAENGLEESDKVATIKNNLAMIFKQLRKFERAEGYYCEALETFQRLDGEQSARVASVYNNLGVLYYSHMDVDRAQVMHERALAIRQNLHEGQMDPADLSQTFINLGAVYKAAGDFQKAEACVDRAKRIRAAMNGYHPNPRRSASLLIDKSL; encoded by the coding sequence TTGGAGCGCCAAATCGCCTCCGCCTCCCGCAGCGTCGAGGAGGCGCGGAGGCTTGCATACCACGATCCTATTCGCGTAGGAGCGTTGGTGGAGCAGATCAGTGTGCTGGCAGATCTGCGTCAGAAGGAAGGGGATTTCCGCAAGGCTGAGTCCCTTTACCGCGAGGCTCTCTTCCGTGCACAGGAGCTGCGCAAACAGGATCCTGATCTGCTGACAGGCATCTACTCCCTGCTGGCGCATCTTTACGACCGCTGGGGGCGCATGGACAAAGCGGCGGAGTTTTACGAACTCGCACTCAAGATCAGCGCCGAGAATGGCCTGGAAGAGAGCGACAAGGTGGCCACGATCAAAAACAATCTGGCCATGATCTTTAAGCAGCTCCGCAAGTTTGAGCGTGCGGAGGGTTACTACTGCGAGGCTCTGGAGACCTTTCAGCGCCTGGATGGAGAGCAGAGCGCGCGTGTGGCCTCGGTGTACAACAATCTCGGCGTGCTCTACTACAGCCACATGGATGTGGATCGCGCGCAGGTCATGCACGAGCGGGCGCTGGCCATCCGCCAGAACCTGCACGAAGGCCAGATGGACCCAGCAGACCTCTCCCAAACCTTCATCAATCTGGGTGCGGTCTACAAAGCGGCAGGTGATTTCCAGAAGGCCGAGGCCTGTGTGGATCGCGCCAAGCGCATCCGCGCCGCCATGAACGGGTATCACCCCAATCCACGCCGCTCGGCATCGCTTTTGATCGACAAGAGCTTGTAA
- a CDS encoding glycoside hydrolase family 3 protein, whose product MSSSQDLGQLLLMGVPGTELTPETAARLKKLQPGGFILFGRNIQSPQQLRKLIDDLRDLSDVEPFITIDQEGGRVSRLRLIGEEPPNAQSLRDKGDPALIKRHGKLTGQILRLFGFNLDLCPVLDISYDDAADNSLKGRTYGRDPQQVIDNAGIFNRSMRAEGILSCGKHFPGYGPAECDPHEFLPVITKSHEEMERSELLPYSALLPELDSVMTCHSNYTAYDPDRGRWPASLSYNIVTKLLRHQYSFDGLAMTDDLDMGAILNEVTFEQAIQEAVRAGNDLVMICHRVEMVELARQHLEGVEAPALHDALMRVEKTKKRLVKPDAFNLDRFAAINRDILQLRIDTLGEEAAKVLSVEDGKRSPVELY is encoded by the coding sequence ATGTCCTCCTCCCAAGATCTCGGCCAGCTTCTCCTGATGGGCGTGCCCGGCACCGAACTGACTCCAGAAACCGCCGCACGCCTCAAAAAACTACAACCTGGCGGCTTCATTCTATTCGGTCGCAACATCCAGTCCCCGCAGCAGCTGCGCAAACTGATCGATGATCTGCGGGACCTTTCCGATGTCGAACCCTTCATCACAATCGACCAAGAAGGGGGACGTGTCTCCCGCCTTCGCCTCATCGGTGAAGAGCCACCCAACGCCCAGTCTCTGCGCGACAAAGGCGATCCCGCGCTGATCAAACGCCATGGCAAGCTCACGGGTCAGATCCTGCGCCTCTTCGGCTTCAATCTGGACCTCTGCCCCGTTCTGGACATCTCCTATGATGACGCAGCGGACAATTCCCTCAAAGGCCGCACCTATGGCCGCGACCCGCAGCAGGTGATCGACAATGCAGGCATCTTCAACCGCTCCATGCGTGCGGAGGGCATCCTGAGCTGCGGCAAGCACTTCCCGGGCTACGGCCCCGCCGAGTGCGATCCACATGAATTTCTCCCCGTCATCACCAAAAGCCACGAGGAAATGGAGCGCAGCGAGCTTCTGCCCTACTCGGCCCTGCTGCCGGAACTGGACTCCGTGATGACCTGCCACAGCAACTACACCGCCTACGATCCCGACCGCGGCCGCTGGCCTGCCAGCCTGAGCTATAACATCGTGACCAAGCTGCTGCGCCATCAGTACTCCTTTGACGGTCTGGCCATGACGGACGACCTGGACATGGGCGCGATCCTCAATGAGGTAACCTTTGAGCAGGCTATCCAGGAAGCGGTGCGTGCTGGGAATGACCTGGTGATGATCTGCCACCGCGTGGAGATGGTGGAACTGGCCCGTCAGCACCTGGAAGGCGTGGAGGCCCCCGCCCTGCACGATGCGCTGATGCGTGTGGAAAAAACCAAGAAGCGCCTGGTCAAGCCGGACGCCTTCAACCTCGACCGCTTTGCCGCCATCAATCGCGACATCCTGCAGCTACGCATCGACACGCTCGGAGAGGAAGCCGCCAAGGTACTCAGCGTGGAAGACGGCAAACGCTCGCCTGTGGAGTTGTACTAG
- the trpE gene encoding anthranilate synthase component I, which translates to MPQLHLQPDFATFTTLAKQGNLVPVMAELAADYETPLSAFQKIHDGRCAFLLESAELTQHSGRYSLLGSSPRIIFTARGREIEIEERGKKRSFTTAGDPLTELQELMKPFTPLEAQPLPVFHGGAVGYLAYDMVRFFEPTLPPAKKDELGLPDMVFMVTDTVLVFDHRTRRLSIVANVHTDEHATLEAAYDWARQQIADVITKLEKPLAAKPLQTFAPISNDQLPPPVSNTTREEYEGMVMKMKEYIGAGDIFQGVPSQRFETEYTGSTLDLFRALRHVNPSPYMFCMDFPQGFALVGSSPEVHVKCLNGRIDIRPIAGTRWRGKTPAEDEALAQELLNDPKERAEHIMLVDLARNDVGRVADYGSVRVSDLMIIERYSHVMHIVSNVDGHLREDKSAYDVMRATFPAGTVSGSPKVRAMEIINECEKSKRCAYAGAVGYFGFDGNLDSCIALRTCVVKDGKAYVQAGAGVVADSVPAAEYQETVNKAAGMLRAIQWARQLSAS; encoded by the coding sequence ATGCCCCAGCTCCATCTTCAGCCCGATTTCGCCACTTTCACAACGCTCGCAAAGCAGGGCAATCTCGTGCCGGTGATGGCAGAGCTGGCCGCTGACTACGAGACACCGCTCTCCGCTTTCCAGAAGATCCACGATGGCCGCTGCGCCTTCCTGCTGGAATCCGCAGAACTCACACAGCACTCCGGACGCTACTCACTGCTGGGCAGCTCGCCGCGCATCATCTTCACCGCTCGCGGTCGGGAGATCGAAATCGAGGAGCGCGGCAAGAAGCGCAGCTTCACCACCGCAGGAGATCCGCTGACGGAGCTGCAGGAACTGATGAAGCCCTTCACACCGTTGGAGGCGCAGCCGCTGCCGGTTTTTCATGGCGGCGCTGTGGGTTACCTTGCCTATGACATGGTGCGCTTCTTTGAGCCCACGCTTCCGCCCGCCAAAAAGGACGAACTGGGCCTGCCGGACATGGTCTTCATGGTTACGGACACGGTGCTGGTGTTTGACCACCGCACGCGCCGGCTCTCCATCGTGGCCAATGTCCACACTGACGAGCACGCCACCCTGGAAGCTGCCTACGACTGGGCGCGGCAGCAGATTGCGGACGTCATCACCAAGCTGGAGAAGCCCCTGGCTGCCAAACCGCTGCAGACCTTTGCCCCCATCAGCAACGACCAGCTGCCGCCTCCAGTGAGCAACACCACCCGCGAAGAATACGAGGGCATGGTGATGAAGATGAAGGAGTACATCGGTGCTGGAGACATCTTCCAGGGCGTGCCCTCCCAGCGCTTCGAGACGGAATACACCGGCAGTACACTGGATCTCTTCCGTGCCCTGCGTCACGTGAACCCCAGCCCCTACATGTTCTGCATGGACTTCCCCCAGGGCTTTGCGCTGGTGGGCAGCTCGCCGGAAGTGCATGTGAAATGCCTCAATGGGCGCATCGACATCCGTCCCATCGCCGGCACGCGCTGGAGGGGCAAAACTCCCGCAGAGGACGAGGCCCTGGCTCAGGAACTGCTCAATGACCCCAAAGAACGCGCCGAGCACATCATGCTCGTGGATCTGGCGCGCAATGACGTCGGACGTGTGGCCGACTACGGCAGTGTGCGCGTCAGCGACCTGATGATCATCGAACGCTACTCGCATGTGATGCACATCGTCTCCAATGTGGACGGCCACCTGCGTGAAGACAAAAGCGCCTACGATGTGATGCGCGCCACCTTCCCTGCCGGAACCGTGAGCGGCTCTCCCAAAGTGCGCGCCATGGAGATCATCAATGAGTGTGAGAAGAGCAAGCGCTGTGCCTACGCCGGTGCGGTGGGCTACTTCGGCTTTGATGGCAACCTCGACTCCTGCATCGCGCTGCGCACCTGTGTGGTGAAAGACGGCAAAGCCTACGTGCAGGCAGGTGCTGGTGTGGTGGCGGACTCCGTGCCTGCAGCCGAGTATCAGGAGACCGTGAACAAAGCGGCTGGCATGCTGCGCGCCATTCAGTGGGCTCGTCAGCTCAGCGCTTCATGA
- the thrH gene encoding bifunctional phosphoserine phosphatase/homoserine phosphotransferase ThrH, giving the protein MKQQTIVTLDLEGVLVPEIWIAFAEKTGIPELRRTTREEPDYDVLMKGRLKILDEHGLKLPDIQQVIGTLAPLEGAKAFLDELRATTQVIILSDTFAEFAQPLMRQLGWPTIFCHQLEVAPDGRIVDYKLRQSNQKQKAVASFKALNYRVIAAGDSFNDTTMLGEADVGFFFHAPASIQAQFPQFRAFDDYGELLTAMRGAL; this is encoded by the coding sequence ATGAAGCAGCAGACCATCGTCACCCTCGACCTTGAAGGCGTTCTCGTCCCTGAAATCTGGATCGCCTTTGCCGAGAAAACCGGCATTCCCGAACTGCGCCGCACCACGCGCGAGGAGCCCGACTATGACGTGCTTATGAAGGGCCGTCTCAAGATCCTGGACGAACATGGCCTGAAGCTGCCGGACATCCAGCAGGTCATCGGCACGCTGGCTCCGCTGGAGGGGGCCAAAGCCTTCCTCGACGAGCTCCGCGCCACCACACAGGTGATCATCCTGAGCGACACCTTTGCCGAATTTGCCCAGCCGCTGATGCGCCAGCTCGGTTGGCCCACGATCTTCTGCCACCAGCTGGAAGTCGCCCCAGACGGTCGCATCGTTGACTACAAACTGCGCCAGTCGAATCAGAAGCAGAAAGCCGTGGCCTCCTTCAAGGCGCTGAACTACCGTGTCATCGCCGCCGGAGATTCCTTCAATGACACCACCATGCTCGGCGAGGCAGATGTGGGTTTCTTCTTCCACGCACCGGCCAGCATTCAGGCGCAGTTCCCGCAGTTCCGGGCCTTTGACGACTACGGCGAGCTGCTGACGGCGATGCGCGGGGCGCTTTGA
- a CDS encoding pyridoxamine 5'-phosphate oxidase family protein, with protein MKIANEVQRNVADLVAKRRNAVLATSDSEGHPHSAWMTTQVTTDLEEIISITAPTSQKAAILRANPQAEWMFASPSMETIVYLSGHTRLLEGDVAKRYWDQMPGKSKAYYRKYCETEDYHKFSVIRTEVDKVVLCKPYAYTKTILWDKATPADTA; from the coding sequence ATGAAAATAGCCAATGAAGTGCAGCGCAACGTAGCCGACCTGGTCGCCAAACGCCGAAATGCCGTGCTGGCCACCTCGGACTCAGAAGGGCACCCCCATTCCGCCTGGATGACCACGCAGGTGACCACCGACTTGGAGGAGATCATCTCCATCACCGCCCCCACCTCCCAAAAGGCAGCCATCCTGCGCGCCAATCCGCAGGCTGAGTGGATGTTTGCCTCTCCCTCCATGGAGACGATCGTGTACCTTTCCGGTCACACACGCCTGCTCGAAGGGGACGTGGCCAAGCGCTACTGGGACCAGATGCCGGGCAAGTCCAAGGCCTACTACCGCAAATACTGCGAGACGGAGGACTATCACAAATTTTCCGTCATCCGCACGGAGGTGGACAAGGTGGTGCTCTGCAAACCTTACGCCTACACCAAGACGATTCTCTGGGACAAGGCCACGCCAGCAGATACAGCTTAG
- a CDS encoding YkgJ family cysteine cluster protein, which yields MPSSSPLDTSAPWYACLRCGNCCRWPGDVRVTDEEITRIAEFLKMPRDAFIEQCTRLNANRTGLSIIDKPNGECLFLEGVNVCRIQPVKPEQCEGFPNVWNFPGWREKCEAIEVPRPASV from the coding sequence ATGCCCTCATCCTCTCCACTTGACACCTCCGCCCCCTGGTATGCCTGCCTGCGCTGCGGCAACTGCTGCCGATGGCCGGGCGATGTGCGCGTCACGGACGAAGAGATCACCCGCATCGCCGAGTTTCTGAAAATGCCACGAGATGCGTTCATTGAGCAATGCACCCGGCTCAACGCCAACCGCACTGGTCTGAGCATTATCGACAAGCCCAATGGCGAATGCCTTTTCCTGGAAGGCGTGAATGTCTGCCGCATCCAGCCGGTGAAGCCGGAACAATGCGAGGGGTTTCCCAATGTCTGGAACTTCCCCGGCTGGCGGGAGAAATGCGAGGCCATCGAGGTGCCAAGGCCTGCCTCTGTTTAA
- a CDS encoding urease accessory UreF family protein, whose translation MKLHLLPPITLLPAPHDKADDEQIIEDWARGLDWVKWLLGSVRARVEVLLVEEPAEWDDFAQNLLREAIGPALKTAWHCARGNDLEGLIGAAAQLSTQLPPEARQRSLQAGAVLLKSTKHARYQGVLGRLREAVDQGRCDSHITTVWAAVGHFFQLSLTNVIAEYLRLEWDMAARDTTAQLPYAGKSSIAGLTSLVMHDPSAAASLRVVDA comes from the coding sequence ATGAAACTGCACCTGCTGCCTCCCATCACCCTGCTGCCCGCTCCTCATGACAAAGCGGACGACGAGCAGATCATCGAAGACTGGGCCCGCGGACTCGACTGGGTCAAATGGCTGCTGGGCAGCGTGCGCGCCCGTGTGGAGGTGCTGCTCGTGGAGGAGCCGGCGGAGTGGGATGACTTTGCCCAAAATCTCCTGCGCGAGGCCATTGGCCCTGCGCTCAAAACCGCCTGGCACTGCGCGCGTGGCAATGATCTCGAAGGGCTCATCGGCGCGGCGGCGCAGCTCTCCACCCAGCTTCCGCCGGAGGCGCGTCAGCGCAGCCTGCAGGCCGGGGCGGTGCTACTGAAATCCACCAAGCATGCGCGCTATCAGGGCGTGCTGGGTCGGCTTCGGGAGGCGGTGGATCAGGGCAGATGTGATAGCCACATCACGACCGTCTGGGCTGCGGTGGGGCATTTTTTTCAGCTCAGTCTCACCAATGTCATCGCCGAATATCTGCGCCTGGAGTGGGACATGGCTGCGCGGGACACCACGGCTCAGCTGCCCTACGCTGGCAAATCCAGCATCGCCGGGCTTACCAGCCTCGTCATGCATGACCCCAGCGCAGCGGCTTCTCTGCGGGTGGTGGATGCATGA
- a CDS encoding TonB-dependent receptor plug domain-containing protein encodes MLALTAVNFAAETEENKKKKASQTADMPEVVITATRSATPLTQVPAAVKTLGKKQMEERLTRTFPEALRETAGVAIQKTSNGQGSPFIRGFTGFRNLMMVDGIRFNNSTFRDGPNQYWNTIDQYGLDKVEVLPSQGSVLYGSDAIGGTVNAFTKGSGYLSEAEGGFFSHGRADYRYSTAEHSNVEHLETSIGEGQKWGLHAGVTLSQFGNVTDGSGRRQQHTGYDQWAFDVRLDVALDDAWTFTAVHQQVRQNDVWRTHSTIYGVSFEGTTVGTDRVRLFDQERSLSYVRLAGKDLNSYIDNASLTISLQTAGETQYRVTGGGTRSYNNVDLNTLGADLEFTSDSPIGTLVYGVDFYEDFVQSHASDNPYQGAVADNSTYSLLGAHIQDAIEIGDRVHIFIGERFTHATARLGSFQNPFTLAQQSFSNSWNNFSGSVRFVVDLDEQDRYSLYGGVSQAFRAPNLSDLSRFDVALSGRKETPATDLSPEKYLTYEIGLKAHTESLTATMAYFYTKLDNLIIRRSTSVPLQDTKANGGNGYMQGIEFSTRWQIDKHWSVFGHVAWVEGEADQFLGTTTQKRREPLGKISPLVGYAGVRWQTTDNRFWSEFVCLTYGEAGRMNTSDQLDTQRIPPNGTSSFCVLTLRGGYAVNDNLILTAALDNLLNETYRYHGSGSNEPGFGANLGVTVKF; translated from the coding sequence TTGCTCGCGTTGACTGCCGTCAACTTTGCCGCTGAAACAGAAGAAAATAAGAAGAAAAAAGCCAGCCAGACCGCTGACATGCCTGAAGTGGTGATCACCGCCACACGCAGTGCCACACCGCTAACCCAGGTGCCGGCCGCCGTAAAGACCCTAGGCAAAAAGCAGATGGAAGAACGACTGACACGTACCTTCCCTGAGGCTCTGAGAGAAACAGCCGGCGTGGCCATTCAGAAGACCTCCAACGGTCAGGGCTCTCCCTTCATTCGTGGCTTCACCGGCTTCCGAAACCTGATGATGGTGGACGGCATTCGCTTCAACAACTCCACCTTTCGTGACGGCCCCAACCAGTATTGGAACACGATCGACCAGTACGGGCTCGACAAGGTGGAGGTACTGCCCTCCCAAGGATCTGTCCTCTACGGAAGCGACGCCATCGGCGGCACAGTGAACGCTTTCACCAAAGGATCGGGCTATCTGAGTGAAGCTGAAGGTGGCTTCTTCTCTCACGGTCGTGCTGATTACCGCTACTCCACAGCGGAGCACAGCAATGTGGAGCACCTGGAAACCAGCATCGGCGAAGGACAGAAATGGGGACTGCATGCCGGAGTGACGCTGAGCCAGTTTGGCAATGTGACGGACGGCAGCGGGCGGCGTCAGCAGCACACTGGGTACGATCAGTGGGCCTTTGATGTGAGGCTGGACGTAGCGCTGGATGATGCCTGGACATTCACCGCTGTGCATCAGCAGGTGCGCCAGAACGACGTGTGGCGCACCCATTCCACCATCTACGGCGTCTCGTTTGAAGGCACCACCGTAGGGACGGATCGCGTACGTCTCTTTGATCAGGAGCGCAGCCTTTCCTATGTGCGTCTGGCCGGAAAGGATCTGAACAGCTACATCGACAACGCCAGCCTTACCATTTCTTTGCAGACGGCAGGAGAAACCCAGTACCGCGTTACTGGAGGCGGCACCCGCTCCTACAACAATGTGGACCTCAACACCCTGGGTGCCGATCTGGAGTTCACCAGCGACTCTCCCATTGGCACCCTCGTCTATGGCGTGGACTTCTATGAGGACTTTGTGCAGTCCCACGCCTCGGACAATCCCTACCAGGGAGCCGTGGCGGATAACTCCACTTACAGCCTGCTCGGCGCCCACATTCAGGACGCCATCGAGATCGGAGATCGTGTGCACATCTTCATCGGCGAGCGTTTCACCCATGCCACTGCAAGGCTCGGCAGCTTTCAGAATCCCTTCACTCTGGCGCAGCAGTCCTTCTCCAACAGCTGGAACAACTTTTCCGGCAGCGTGCGCTTTGTCGTCGATCTGGATGAGCAGGACCGTTACTCGCTCTATGGTGGTGTGTCGCAGGCCTTCCGCGCACCGAATCTTTCCGACCTCTCCCGCTTTGACGTGGCGCTCTCCGGCCGCAAAGAGACTCCGGCCACGGACCTCTCTCCAGAAAAATACCTGACCTATGAGATCGGCCTGAAGGCGCACACGGAAAGCCTGACTGCCACCATGGCCTACTTTTACACCAAGCTGGACAACCTGATCATCCGCCGCTCCACCAGCGTGCCACTTCAGGATACCAAGGCCAACGGTGGCAACGGCTACATGCAGGGCATTGAGTTTTCCACCCGCTGGCAGATCGACAAGCACTGGAGCGTCTTCGGCCATGTGGCCTGGGTGGAGGGTGAGGCTGATCAGTTTCTCGGTACGACCACGCAAAAGCGCCGCGAGCCGCTGGGAAAAATTTCTCCGCTCGTCGGCTATGCAGGCGTGCGCTGGCAGACCACTGATAATCGTTTCTGGTCTGAGTTTGTCTGCCTGACCTATGGCGAGGCCGGACGCATGAACACCTCCGACCAGCTCGACACGCAGAGAATCCCGCCGAACGGCACCTCTTCCTTCTGCGTGCTGACACTGCGCGGTGGCTATGCTGTGAATGACAACCTCATCCTGACCGCGGCACTCGACAACCTGCTGAACGAAACCTATCGCTATCATGGCTCAGGTTCCAATGAGCCCGGGTTTGGTGCGAATCTGGGCGTGACCGTGAAGTTCTAA
- a CDS encoding acetyl-CoA carboxylase carboxyltransferase subunit alpha, protein MKQVLEFEKPIVKIREEIEEAKKKLAAKPSDKLAQQVADLEAKADALQRDIHANLSPWQRVQISRHIARPFMLDYVKHICDEFVELHGDRHIGDDNAMPAGFATIGGQRVAILGHQKGRDTKENLLRNFGSAHPEGYRKALRLMRMAEKFSLPIVALIDTPGAFPGIGAEERNIAEAIAFNLREMMTLRTPVIAVVIGEGGSGGALGIGIADKVLMMENAYYSVISPEGCAAILWKHREHAPEAASALKLSAQDLSKLGIIDGIVPEPLGGAHNDHAAAAGSLKDAVLATIKELSSLPTSELLEKRYQKFRSLGQFTEG, encoded by the coding sequence ATGAAACAAGTTTTGGAATTCGAAAAGCCCATCGTCAAAATCCGCGAAGAAATCGAGGAGGCCAAAAAGAAGCTGGCCGCCAAGCCCAGCGACAAGCTGGCCCAGCAGGTGGCCGACCTCGAAGCCAAGGCCGACGCCCTGCAGCGCGACATCCACGCAAATCTCTCCCCCTGGCAGCGTGTGCAGATCTCCCGCCACATCGCCCGCCCCTTCATGCTCGACTACGTGAAGCACATCTGCGACGAGTTCGTGGAACTGCACGGCGACCGCCACATCGGCGACGACAACGCCATGCCTGCCGGCTTTGCCACCATCGGTGGTCAGCGCGTGGCCATACTGGGCCACCAGAAAGGACGTGACACCAAAGAGAACCTGCTGCGCAACTTTGGCAGCGCCCATCCTGAAGGCTATCGCAAGGCTCTGCGCCTCATGCGCATGGCGGAAAAATTCAGCCTGCCCATCGTGGCCCTGATCGACACCCCCGGAGCCTTCCCCGGCATCGGAGCTGAGGAGCGCAACATCGCCGAGGCCATCGCCTTCAACCTGCGCGAAATGATGACCCTTCGCACGCCGGTCATCGCCGTCGTCATCGGCGAAGGCGGCAGCGGTGGTGCCTTGGGCATTGGCATCGCCGACAAAGTGCTCATGATGGAGAACGCCTACTACTCCGTCATCAGTCCCGAAGGCTGCGCCGCCATTCTCTGGAAGCACCGCGAGCACGCCCCGGAGGCCGCCTCGGCTCTCAAGCTGAGCGCGCAGGATCTCTCCAAGCTGGGCATCATCGACGGCATCGTCCCAGAGCCCCTCGGTGGTGCGCACAATGACCATGCCGCCGCCGCCGGCTCTCTGAAAGACGCCGTGCTGGCCACGATCAAGGAGCTCAGCAGCCTCCCGACCTCAGAGCTTCTGGAGAAGCGTTACCAGAAGTTCCGCTCTCTGGGCCAGTTCACTGAAGGCTGA
- a CDS encoding LysM peptidoglycan-binding domain-containing protein, protein MAKTQIKLLIFLITVGLVAGTLAMGYWVYMNILLKESQVEHDIASMKAKDRPRIDPGVRRFEAAVELIKDGKIDEGRDALYKLRQQFPDSKTCTEAMRIIGEINMDQLFSANSSSGKKDYIVQPGDSLNLIATKQSTTIDSIIRASGLMSFNLQPGDHLTIIPMDFHLGVSVAKKQVMLLRKVGDKEYLFKVYEAKDIRLPPGTRLPVEMSILAKNSVYDGKQVNSTDANYAESEKWIAGTKAGVSIRTPPVAKAMPVEEPQPVAPAAKGKKSGSHSTASPAAMPVPAPSPSAETGIFLSREDIEELFALVRKGSKLSLVR, encoded by the coding sequence ATGGCCAAGACCCAGATCAAACTGCTGATTTTCCTCATCACCGTGGGCCTGGTGGCTGGCACGCTGGCCATGGGGTACTGGGTTTACATGAACATCCTGCTCAAGGAGAGCCAGGTGGAGCATGACATCGCCTCCATGAAGGCCAAGGACCGCCCGCGCATCGACCCAGGCGTGCGCCGCTTTGAGGCCGCCGTGGAGCTGATCAAGGATGGCAAGATCGACGAAGGCCGCGATGCCCTCTACAAGCTGCGTCAGCAGTTCCCCGACTCCAAGACCTGCACAGAGGCCATGCGCATCATCGGAGAGATCAACATGGACCAGCTCTTCTCGGCGAACTCCAGTTCCGGCAAGAAGGACTACATTGTGCAGCCGGGGGATTCGCTAAACCTCATCGCCACTAAGCAGAGCACCACCATCGACTCCATCATCCGCGCCAGCGGCCTGATGAGCTTCAACCTCCAGCCCGGCGACCATCTGACGATCATCCCGATGGATTTTCATCTTGGTGTCAGTGTGGCCAAGAAGCAGGTGATGCTGCTGCGCAAAGTCGGGGACAAGGAATACCTCTTCAAAGTCTACGAAGCCAAGGACATCCGCCTGCCGCCCGGCACCCGCCTGCCGGTGGAGATGTCCATCCTGGCCAAGAACTCGGTCTATGACGGCAAGCAGGTGAACTCCACCGATGCCAATTACGCCGAGTCTGAGAAGTGGATCGCAGGCACCAAGGCGGGCGTGAGCATCCGCACGCCTCCGGTGGCAAAAGCCATGCCGGTGGAGGAACCCCAGCCTGTCGCCCCTGCGGCCAAAGGTAAAAAATCAGGCTCCCACAGCACCGCTTCACCGGCCGCCATGCCCGTTCCGGCCCCCTCACCTTCCGCCGAAACTGGCATCTTCCTCTCCCGCGAAGACATCGAAGAACTCTTTGCGCTCGTGCGCAAAGGGTCAAAGTTGAGCCTCGTGAGGTAG
- a CDS encoding 4'-phosphopantetheinyl transferase family protein — protein sequence MNPAPQVQTLQLDASMPDGMQCLLLTQDAPRPELRPHVHRTLLEMLAGHLGAPASELELLFTESGKPRCPQAEAAGLSFSFSYAPPHVCIVTGPASSIGVDIERVIAEEPAWNLLEHVFTEQELQQWLRLPAGEVRRRAFTTAWTVKEATLKARGTGLADSPQSVGVIFTADGLAAPADAGLGGWQGLNSIPGVVGTLIFNV from the coding sequence ATGAATCCCGCCCCGCAAGTGCAGACTTTGCAGCTTGATGCCTCAATGCCTGACGGCATGCAGTGCCTGCTGCTGACGCAAGATGCGCCGCGCCCCGAGCTGCGTCCACACGTGCACCGCACACTCCTGGAGATGCTGGCAGGCCATCTGGGAGCGCCTGCCTCGGAGCTGGAGCTGCTCTTCACCGAAAGCGGAAAGCCACGCTGCCCGCAAGCGGAGGCAGCAGGCCTCAGCTTCAGCTTTTCCTATGCGCCGCCTCATGTCTGCATTGTCACCGGCCCGGCAAGCAGCATCGGCGTGGACATCGAACGCGTGATCGCGGAAGAGCCCGCGTGGAATCTGCTGGAGCACGTGTTTACCGAACAGGAGCTGCAGCAGTGGCTGCGTCTGCCTGCTGGCGAGGTCCGCCGCCGCGCCTTCACCACCGCCTGGACGGTCAAAGAAGCCACACTCAAAGCACGCGGCACCGGCCTGGCGGACTCTCCACAGAGCGTGGGGGTGATTTTTACCGCAGACGGCCTGGCAGCCCCGGCAGACGCCGGTCTGGGCGGCTGGCAGGGACTCAATAGTATTCCTGGGGTGGTCGGCACGCTGATTTTCAATGTCTGA